TACGCGGGTACTTGTGCGATGCCCCTTGTGCACTTTGCGGCGTTCCACCTCGGTCTCTGCGAGCTTCGCCAGCGCGGTATCCATTGACCGGAAACCATGTTTGTAGTAGAACCAGTAGGCGCCTGAAGCAATGCCATCCGCGTTATCCAACCCGAATTGATACGGCTCTATCTCGAAGCGCTCAACTTGGAACACTTGTCTGAAAACACGAAGGAGCTGGCACATCATGTATCCGGATCCACCACCCCTGAACGCTTCGAAGATATTGATCCCGAATTCCGCTCGCTGCCCGAAGATCCAGGCCCCACCATACGCAGCAGGATAGCCGTTCTTGAACAAGGTGTATCCAACGTATGACTCCAGTACGAGCTGTCGTGCGGGAACCATTCCGTAGATCGCGATGGTGATCCCTTGTTCCAATTCGTAGAGGCGCACTGTCCGCTCGTCCATGTAGGTGACCGGGTCCGTTTCCCGGTCTTTCAGTACCATGGCGTACTTGAGCGTGCGGAGCAACAACGCCTTTGTGCTATCGGTCAACACAGTCGCTTCCGGAAGCACGCGATCGAGCAATTCACGCTGATCGAATTGCTTCGGGATATCGGTTTGGAAGAACGGCTTCCGCAGATCCAGAACATTGTATGCACGTGAAAGCGTCCTGTTCTTCGGTCGTATCTTCAGGTAAAAACCCAAACTGTCGAACAGCAGGTCCATCACACGCGGCCTGTCCTTCAACTTTTGCAATTCCGATAGCAGAAAACCGATCTCACGGCGCTTCGGTATGCCTAGCGCCTGCAGCAATTCCACATTACCATAGCCTGCGGTGGTCACACTCCGTTCCATGGATGGCAGCGTGGTGGCCAAGAGTTGGTTCAGGTCCAATGTAGCATCTTTGAAGTGATCGATCTCGATCGTACAGTTCGGGTCCGAGTTCAGCCAAGCGGTCTGGTCGATGGAGAATTTGGAGACCTGGTCCACAAAAGGAAGTCCCGAGTTCATCAGTGCATGATCCGGATCCTTTTTGGAAAGTGCAAGTGCGCGTGTTACACGATCCATTTCCTTTCGTGCCGCAACAATTACCGCCTTGTTGGGCGGCATGGCTTGAATGAATTGCAGCAGCTCGCAATACCCGATAAGTCCTTTTGTAGTTGGTAGTTCACAGCGTGCTAATTCACGAAGTGCGTCCAACTTGATCGCATTGCTTGGTGCATCAAAGGAAGCAACCACCTTGCTCAACTTCCTTACGTGATTACCGAATGATGTATTCATGATCCAGTTGTAAATGTGCTGAACGATCGACCTTCGAAGGTCCCACCGTCATTTACCGTCCGATCTTACGGTGAAAAACGTGAACTAAAGCTGCGCTATATCAGCTTTGGCAAAATAGCTTATCCTATCCATCACAGAAGTCGGCCATCTCTTGAACCATACCCCTATCCTGTTCTTCGGATCAGCGATGCTCCGCGAAGAATGCTAATTTTATCCAACATCAAATTCCACCAAGATGCGTGAAACAATGTTGATCCTACATTTCATTGGTCTGGCCATGGGCCTTGGGACAAGCTTTGCAATGATGTTCCTAGGCATTGCCAGTAGCAAGATGGAACCGGCCAAGGGTCGGGAATTCATGTTGAATGCTACGACACTTGCCCGCATGGGGCAGATCGGTCTGGTATTGCTGCTGATCTCTGGTGCTTATCTAATTACACCGTATTGGTCTGTACTGATGGATGAGCCCTTGCTGATCGCCAAGCTCATCCTGTTTCTCGTACTTGGCGCATTGGTCGGTGTGATCTCCGGCAAGGCGAGAAAGGCCCGTAACGGAGATGCTGAAGTGCATTTGCGAGCCATGACCACTGTTGGCCGGTTAGCCATGCTTACCGCGTTGGGTGCAGTGGTGCTGGCCGTTCTGATGTTCCAGTAGGGCTTGCGCGGTGCTGCCCTAACACGCATTGAGATAAGGCTGGTCCCATGCAACCAACGCTGTGTTTACACATAGCAAATGTCCCATCAATGTGCCAGTTACACACTTCAATCACTGGTATGAACCCCTGTGCTGAGGTCGATCACGCCTTCTTCACGAACTCGCTTTTCAAGGCCATTGCGCCGAATCCATCTATCCTGCAATCGATATTGTGGTCGCCCTCCACGAGGCGGATGCCTCGCACTTTTGTTCCCGCCTTCAGTGCTTTCGGTGCACCTTTCACTTGCAGGTCTTTCACCATTACTACGTCGTCGCCGTTCTGCAACACATTACCGTTCGCGTCCTTCACGACCATCGGAGCATTCTCAGCTGCAATTTCATCCGGGTTCCACTCGTGGCCACATTCGGGACACATCAAGGACTGGCCTGTTGGATAGGCGAATGCTGACTTGCATTGTGGGCATGGAGGTGTATCGGTCATGCTGCAAAACTATCAAGATCCCATTCAAACCCATCGCGTGATCGAACTTCCTTCACTACCAATGAATAGATCGATCGTCAACATGCTTCTCCATTTCGCAGAATTCTTGCAATTCCGACCTTTGAACAATGGACCGCTCCCATCTAATTGACCAGCTCGCTCGGCACGGCGCCGTATACCGCGCGTTCTTCACTGAACTAACACAGGCGGAGATAACCTGGAAACCCGCACCCGATAAATGGTGTTCACAGGAGATCCTCTGTCATCTCTACGACGAAGAGCGGGAAGACTTTCACCGCAGGCTCGAACATGTATTGACAACACCCGAAGCACCGTTGCCACCAAGCAACCCGGTGGAATGGATGGCAACGAGCAATTACATGGCGAAAGACTTCACCACCGAATTACACCGCTTTTTAGAGGAGCGAAAGAATACTGTTGCATGGTTGCGCACGTTGGAGAACGCAGCATGGAATAATATACATGAACACCCAAAGGTCGGTGCGATAATACCCGAATTATTCCTGACCAACTGGGTAGCACACGACCTGCATCATTTGCGTCAACTGATCAACTTACGGTATGCTTACTTGAAGTCCATCAGCACGGTACCGTTGGATTACGCCGGAAAGTGGTAGATCCACTACCCTTTTCAGGATCAACATAATGTGGGAGAGAACAGTATATTCACTGCCCATTAAATCGCTTGATCATGAACCCGATCCTAAGAAATATCCTTGCTGTTATTGTCGGTATCATCGGCGGTGCGCTCGTGAACATGGCGATCATAATGATCAGCGGAGCGGTGATACCACCACCGGATGGTGTTGACACCAATGATCTGGAAAGCATCAAAGCGAACATCCATCTGTATCAACCGATCCATTTCATCTTCCCTTTTCTAGCGCATGCTTTGGGCTCCTTGATCGGTTCTTTGATTGCAGCGTCGCTCGTAACTACTCGAAGAATGACGTTTGCTGTCGCTATGGGTTTTTGGTTCTTGATCGGCGGACTTGCAGCGGCATATTTGATACCGGCCCCGAACTGGTTCATTGCGTTGGATCTGTTGGTCGCTTACGTGCCTATGGGTTGGCTGGGAGGTAAATTGGCTACTCGGAGTTGAACCGAAGTTCCAGATCTTTGTCTCCAATTAACGGATCCAATACTGGTCTCTCTTGTGACGGGCCGAAATCGGGCACCAATGACAGAGACACAAAACAACGAAGCAACCTTAGCAACAGATGATGGTGCAACCGTTGTTATAACCCATCGCATTCGCGCAGAGCAGAACGCAGCGTACGAAGCATGGCTCGATGAGATCGGTCGCGTCTGTCGCAGTTTTCCGGGGCACTTGAATTGGCAGAGCATCAGGCCAATTGCAGGTATGACAGGCACGTATACGATGGTGATCCGGTTCAATAATCGCGCGAATTTGGAAAGGTGGATGTACTCCGATGAACGCAAAGCATTCGTAGCGCGGGTTCGTCCACTGCTGGCTTCGGATGACGACTACCACATTAGCACCGGTCTTGATTTTTGGTTCACGTCTGCCAGCGGAACCATGCATAGTCCACCACGCTGGAAGCAAGCCGTAGTTACGTTCATAGCACTGGTTCCGTTGGTGATCATGATACCCGCACTTTTGGCTCCTCTCTTCAAGCTGATTGGGCTTGAACAGATGATGATCATAAGCGCGATCGGCACCGCTGTGATCGTAATTCTAATGGCCTACGTGGTGATGCCGAACTTTACGCAGCTGATCAGGAAGTGGCTATACGCATGATGGGCGGAATTCACTTACCCAAGCGTACTGTTATACCCAACCCTACTTGCACCCCACTAGCGGAGAATTTGGATGCGTAGTCCAGACTATCAAAGATCGTATTTTCTGGATCACGATCACGCCATTTCACACCAAGCATGCCGTAACGCACCTGCGCTTGCAATCCGAAATGCTTCCCGAAATAGTAGCTTACGCCGGTCGCTAATCGAAAGTGAAGACCAGCATGAACATCTGCGAATTTCTTATTGTCGAAACCCACTGCTACATCGGTAAATTTCAGGACCGTAATGCCAAACTCCGGACCTACCATCCAGTTGAACCGGTATTTGTTCATGATGTAGAAGCGCGGCGATAGCCCTAAGGCATATAGTTTGTTCGAATTGGAAGCGAGCGTATCGATGAACCTACCGGACACTTGGTTTGAATTGGAGATCAGCGTGTCGCTAGCAAAGTCGATATAACTACCATAGTTGAGATCATTGAAACCACCATATTCAAAGTATAGTCCAACACTTAGCAGGTTCGTGATCCCGAACTGAAAATCCAGCGGAATGGTCCGGGCCACAGTGCCATCCGTAGTTGATCGTTTTTTGATAAGCACTCCGCTGTTGATGAATTCTTGGTCAAACTTGGTAGAAAAAAAACCTGCAGAACCACTCAGAGAGATATGAACGGTACCTCTCTTATTCGATTGCGCGAACGACACCGGGCCGGCCAATAAGGCGAACACAAGTAGAGTTACGGAAGGCAAAAGAAGATGGCGCATAATGGAGGCAAAGATGAAGTTGATGAAAACTGATGCAATATAGGGTAATGGGTTACACGGATCCGAAAATCAGGCGCTATTTGGTGGGATCATCGCAACCCAAACCCTACCTTCATCCCATGGCCTATACGAGCTATAACACCATAGGCACAGAGTATGACACTACGCGCAAAGCGGACCCGTACCTAAGCGAGCGTTTGTTCACACTGCTGGGCTTACCTAGGTCAGGGCATGTGTTGGATGTTGGATGTGGAACGGGGAATTACACCCTTGAATTGGCGCGAACGGGATTGCAACTGACCGGCATGGATCCATCACGGACCATGTTGGATCAGGCGATGAAAAAATCAGCTAAGGTCACTTGGTGTATCGGAACAGCGGAGAACATTCCTTTTGCGGATGGCACCTTCAAAGGTGCGATCGGCACATTGACCACTCATCACTGGAGCGAGCTGGAAAAAGGGTTTCGCGAGATCCATCGTGTGTTGAGATCAGGAAGTAAACTGGTGCTGTTCACTTCGACTCCCGAGCAGATGCGTGGCTATTGGCTCTGTCATTATTTTCCGAGGACCATGGAACGTTCGTGTGCATTTATGCCCACGTTGGAAGCTACGTTGGAGGGGCTCCAAAATGCAGGGTTCAGACATATTGTACAAGAATCCTATGTCATACGGGCCGATCATCAAGATCACTTTTTATATTCAGCAAAGGACGAACCGGAGCGCTATTTGGATGCGGAATTCCGCAAGGGCATTTCAACCTTTAGTGCATTATCCGATCCCGAGGAATTAGCGAATGGCCTAGCCCGATTGGAACACGATATCGCAAGTGGAGAATGGATGAACGTGCGTGCGAACTACACACATGATCGCGGCGACTACCTCTTTATTGCAGCTCAACAATAAGAACGAATGGACGCACAGACCGCACGAGAAATGGCATTGGACATGCCCGGCACCGCAGAGAAAGAACACTTCGGAAGGCCCAGCTATAGTGTCAAGAAGAAGATATACATGACCCTATGGATCGATGATGGTCGGGCCGTAATGAAGTTGACGGTGGATCAACAAACGAGTTTGCATGAAGAATACCCCGATGCCTTTGCACCTGTACCCAATAAATGGGGTGGCCACGGTTGGACGAATGTTTTTTACGACCACATCAACGAGCGTTTGTTCCGTTACGCCATGGACCTTGCTTGGCGCAATGTGGCACCGAAGTGGATCATTCCTACGCGGCAAGCACCGCCTAAAGGTTAATAATGGACGATATCAAAGCCGCTTTCGAAGCAAACCGCAAACTTTGGAACGAGCGCACTACCCACCACATAGGGTCAAAGTTCTATGATGTTGACGGATTCGTTGCCGGCAAGAGTTCCTTGACGGACATTGAGCTTGAGCTATTGGGAGATGTGGAGGGCAAACGGATCCTTCATCTGCAATGCCATTTCGGGCAGGACACGCTTTCGCTGGCACGCATGGGAGCGCTCGTCACCGGTCTGGATATATCTGAAAAGGCCTTGGAAGAAGCGCAACTGCTGACCGAACGGTGTGGCTTAGAAGCGGAATGGGTTTTGAGCAATGTGATCGATCATCGGCCGGAATTGGATGGGAAATTCGATGTGGTCTACACGAGCTATGGAACCATTGGCTGGATCCCGGATCTGAAGCCGTGGGCAGCGAACATCAAGCGGTACTTGAAACCTGGCGGTCGGCTGGTGTTCGTGGAGTTCCATCCGGTGGTCTGGATGTTCGACGATGACTTTACGGCGATCACGTATTCCTACTTCAATCGCGAATTGATCGTGGAGGAGGAAGAGCGATCCTATACCGAACGCGAATTGCCGATCAAACTACCCTCCTATTCCTGGAACCATGATCTGGGAGAACTCATGACTGCATTACTGGACCAAGGGTTCATCATTGATCGATTCAACGAGTTGGATGGATCACCGTTCGATTGTTTCTCCAATTCGATCAAAGGCGATGACGGTAAGTACCGCATTAAAGGCATGGAGGGCAAATTGCCCATGGTCTACGGTCTCGCCGCGCATATCTGAACATATTCTGTTATCCACATTAGTTTCGCGCAGTGAACATGTCAACCGGTTCTAAGGCCTTCGTGATCGTTTTCGCTGCGATCATCTTTCTGTTCATCATCGGTGATCGTTTCAAAATGAAGGCCGATGTAAAAGAGGTTCCTGACTATGCGATGGAATTGGATACTACTGCCGTTATTGAGATCCGTTCCACATCGCAGAAAGATCCACAGGCCGACTTCATTTACCTTCGCAATGGCACGGATTGGGTTGAACTGACCAGTGACAGCATCATTGGTCGCACTATTGAAGCACGTGGATTACTCTCCGTATTCCAACAGCTCAAGATAAAACGCACTATGGGCAGCCTTTTGGAGTTCGGAGATCGGTTTCAATTGCGAGCCAATACCATGCTGACGGTCGTTTTCATTGATGTGGATGGGAACGAGAAAGCACTGAATATTGGCAGCGACACGTTCGGCGCCAGTAGCGATAAGACGTGGACCTATGTGCATATACCGGGTGGGACCGAAGTATATGCTATTGAAGTAGCTTTGTGGGATGTGTTGAAAGGCAAGAACCGGAGTCAATAGCTGTTAACATGCGCGTGTTCGGCGAGAGGGCCGATACCCTGAGCAGAGTACAACCCGGTCGTTGCACATTTGTATCGATATCCGCTAGTTCAATTCGTGGATCGATCAGCCAACTCCATGCGCCCAATCAAGATCCTGGCCCAGCCGGATGATAGTACCTGCGGCCCAACGGCATTACATGCCGTTTACGATAGTTTTGGGTTGGAGCTGCCTTTGGAGCAGGTAATTGATGAAGTGCATAGTTTGGAAGATGGCGGCACATTGGCGGTATTCCTTGGCCAACATGCCATAGAGAACGGGTTCTATGCGCGCATCCACAGTTACAATTTGAAGGTATTCGACCCGAGTTGGGAAGGGCTATCCATGCCGAATCTTAGACGGAAGTTGCTGGCACAGACCAAGTATAAGAGCGGCAAGAAATTCCACGGAGCCTGCCTCTCTTATGCACGCTTTCTTCAGCTTGGTGGTGAGATCCGTTTCGAGGATCCATCCTCCGCCTTGCTGAAGAGTTATTTCAAACGCGGCCTTCCCATTCTCACCGGCCTCAGTGCAACCTACCTGTACAAGAGCAAACGCGAGCGTTCAGGCCCTGCGGGCGAAAGCATTTACGATGACATGCGTGGCCATCCCATGGGCCACTTCGTTGTGCTATGCGGAATGGATAAGAAGAAAGTACTGGTCGCGGATCCCTATCAGGACAACCCCTATAGCAAGGACCATTATTACCATGTACCGGTGAGCCGGTTGATCAATTCGATCATGCTGGGCATTGTTACCTACGACGCGAACATGCTGATCATTTCACCAGAGCCGTTGGAATGAAACGGCACATCAGATTGGAGACAGTTATTACTAGCTCATGAAAAAAATAATCGTGGTCAATAACCCGAAGGAGTGGAATTTGGGTGTTTCCGATCTGGAAGTGATGAGCTCCCGGGACTACCTCACCCATTCCAAATTCGCTACGATGCGGAACGTGCGTGTATTCAACCTAGCGCGCAGCTACAGCTACCAGAGCCGGGGATATTACGTGAGTCTGCTTGCAGAGGCCCGTGGACATAAAGTGATCCCGAACGTTAAGACCATTTTGGACCTTCGATCGTTGAGCATTGTAAAAGTGTTATCACGTGATCTGGATGAGGTTATCCAGACGAGCCTTGGTAATAAGCTTAAGGATGAGTTCATACTCAGCATCTATTTCGGAAGGAATGTGAATTACAAGTATGACAAGCTTGCTCACGAACTCTACAACGTATTTCAATCACCCTTGCTCCGCATACGTTTCGTGAAGACCGATAAATGGGAAGTGCGTTCTGTGAAAGCCATTCCGTACAACGATATCCCGGAGGAGCACCTCAGCTATGTAAAAGAATTTGCCGCCAATTATTTTGGTAAGAAGCGGTATGACAAAGCGCGAGAGGACAAGAGCCAATATGACCTTGCCATCCTTGTAAATCTGAAGGACACTGCGTCACCATCCAACAAACGAGCGATCGTGAAATTCAGGCAAGCAGCCGAGGACATGGGCTTCCGGGTGGACATATTGGGCCCGGATGATATTGATCGCGTAGCCGAATACGATGCGCTTTTCATACGCGAGAATACGCACGTGAACCACCACACCTACCGCTTTGCGCGCAAGGCCCAGAGCGAAGGGCTTGCAGTAATGGATGCTCCTGATGCGATCCTTAAATGCAACAACAAGGTGTACTTAGCTGAACGAATGTTAGCTGCAGAGATCCCATCTCCGAAGACGATGATCGTACACAATGAGAACCGGGATCAGATCATCAAGGAATTCGGTCTGCCCGTCGTGTTGAAATCGCCGGATAGTACATTCAGCCGTGGCGTAGTAAAAGCCAAAACCGCCGAAGAACTGGAGAAAGAACTCGATACCATACTTGCGGAGAGCGACCTTGCAATTGCACAGGCCTATATGCCCAGCGATTACGATTGGCGTATCGGTGTGCTGGATGGCATTC
This genomic window from Flavobacteriales bacterium contains:
- a CDS encoding alkylphosphonate utilization protein, which translates into the protein MTDTPPCPQCKSAFAYPTGQSLMCPECGHEWNPDEIAAENAPMVVKDANGNVLQNGDDVVMVKDLQVKGAPKALKAGTKVRGIRLVEGDHNIDCRIDGFGAMALKSEFVKKA
- a CDS encoding DinB family protein translates to MDRSHLIDQLARHGAVYRAFFTELTQAEITWKPAPDKWCSQEILCHLYDEEREDFHRRLEHVLTTPEAPLPPSNPVEWMATSNYMAKDFTTELHRFLEERKNTVAWLRTLENAAWNNIHEHPKVGAIIPELFLTNWVAHDLHHLRQLINLRYAYLKSISTVPLDYAGKW
- a CDS encoding antibiotic biosynthesis monooxygenase translates to MTETQNNEATLATDDGATVVITHRIRAEQNAAYEAWLDEIGRVCRSFPGHLNWQSIRPIAGMTGTYTMVIRFNNRANLERWMYSDERKAFVARVRPLLASDDDYHISTGLDFWFTSASGTMHSPPRWKQAVVTFIALVPLVIMIPALLAPLFKLIGLEQMMIISAIGTAVIVILMAYVVMPNFTQLIRKWLYA
- a CDS encoding outer membrane beta-barrel protein; this translates as MRHLLLPSVTLLVFALLAGPVSFAQSNKRGTVHISLSGSAGFFSTKFDQEFINSGVLIKKRSTTDGTVARTIPLDFQFGITNLLSVGLYFEYGGFNDLNYGSYIDFASDTLISNSNQVSGRFIDTLASNSNKLYALGLSPRFYIMNKYRFNWMVGPEFGITVLKFTDVAVGFDNKKFADVHAGLHFRLATGVSYYFGKHFGLQAQVRYGMLGVKWRDRDPENTIFDSLDYASKFSASGVQVGLGITVRLGK
- a CDS encoding methyltransferase domain-containing protein; the encoded protein is MAYTSYNTIGTEYDTTRKADPYLSERLFTLLGLPRSGHVLDVGCGTGNYTLELARTGLQLTGMDPSRTMLDQAMKKSAKVTWCIGTAENIPFADGTFKGAIGTLTTHHWSELEKGFREIHRVLRSGSKLVLFTSTPEQMRGYWLCHYFPRTMERSCAFMPTLEATLEGLQNAGFRHIVQESYVIRADHQDHFLYSAKDEPERYLDAEFRKGISTFSALSDPEELANGLARLEHDIASGEWMNVRANYTHDRGDYLFIAAQQ
- a CDS encoding MmcQ/YjbR family DNA-binding protein codes for the protein MDAQTAREMALDMPGTAEKEHFGRPSYSVKKKIYMTLWIDDGRAVMKLTVDQQTSLHEEYPDAFAPVPNKWGGHGWTNVFYDHINERLFRYAMDLAWRNVAPKWIIPTRQAPPKG
- a CDS encoding methyltransferase domain-containing protein, which codes for MDDIKAAFEANRKLWNERTTHHIGSKFYDVDGFVAGKSSLTDIELELLGDVEGKRILHLQCHFGQDTLSLARMGALVTGLDISEKALEEAQLLTERCGLEAEWVLSNVIDHRPELDGKFDVVYTSYGTIGWIPDLKPWAANIKRYLKPGGRLVFVEFHPVVWMFDDDFTAITYSYFNRELIVEEEERSYTERELPIKLPSYSWNHDLGELMTALLDQGFIIDRFNELDGSPFDCFSNSIKGDDGKYRIKGMEGKLPMVYGLAAHI
- a CDS encoding RimK family protein; this translates as MKKIIVVNNPKEWNLGVSDLEVMSSRDYLTHSKFATMRNVRVFNLARSYSYQSRGYYVSLLAEARGHKVIPNVKTILDLRSLSIVKVLSRDLDEVIQTSLGNKLKDEFILSIYFGRNVNYKYDKLAHELYNVFQSPLLRIRFVKTDKWEVRSVKAIPYNDIPEEHLSYVKEFAANYFGKKRYDKAREDKSQYDLAILVNLKDTASPSNKRAIVKFRQAAEDMGFRVDILGPDDIDRVAEYDALFIRENTHVNHHTYRFARKAQSEGLAVMDAPDAILKCNNKVYLAERMLAAEIPSPKTMIVHNENRDQIIKEFGLPVVLKSPDSTFSRGVVKAKTAEELEKELDTILAESDLAIAQAYMPSDYDWRIGVLDGIPLYACKYYMAKGHWQIYNWNSKSEDDITGNFDCMPIAEAPKEIVDAAVSAVLAVVGRTANAHSPEQVPGLYGVDVKEVNGKPFVIEVNECPNIDHGIEDQAMGDELYRAIIGSLKMRIEQKIGIRS